The Fervidobacterium gondwanense DSM 13020 genomic sequence AACAAACCAAGCAATGCCGAATATCGCGTTGAAGAAACCGTATGCTGTACCGCGCACTTCTTTGCTAACTAACTTTGCAATCGTAGCTTTCATTATGGATTCCTGCGCTCCCATTCCAATGCCCCAAAGAGCTGCACCGATAAACACGTTTGCCGAGGTTTGCGAAAACGCAAATATAGAATAAAACGCCGCGATAAATGTCGATAATGCCAATATATTTATACCGAACTTATCAAACAGTCTGCCGAATATGAGTGCTGCAAACGCATCAATTATCATCGCAATCATATAGGCTGTTGGTATCAGAGCTGGGGACAATATACCAAACTTCTGAACATGATAACCAATCAGGGCAAAGTCGGCAAAGCCAAAAGCGATAAGTGATATTGCGATTAAATACGCATAGAACGCCTTGTCAAATTTAATTTGACTGCTTTTGGAAGAAACCGATTCCTTTTCCATTTTCTCAGGCTCTGGAACCAGAACTCTTGCTATGAATATAATACCGATTGTTATTAACGCAGGAAACGCGAGAAATGAGAATGCTTTTCTGTAAGAGTCAATAGTTCCAAGTTTTATATTTTGTGCTATCGTTATACTCATTATCAATGGACCAATAGTAGCTCCAATTTGGTCAAGAAATTCCTCTAAAGCAAAGGTAGTTCCGTATCCGAGCTGACTGCCAGCAAATGAGGTTATTGTATCTTTTGCCGGCTTTCTTAAAGCCTTTCCAATACGTTCTAACACGATGAGTAGTGCCGCTAAAGTCCAGTGTTTTGTAAGTGCAAGCGTGGGTATTACAAGTAAGTTGACAGAGTAACCTAATATCGCAAAAAACCAATATTTCCTCGTTTTGTCAACAAGCTTTCCTGTTAGGTATCTCAGCGTGTATCCCAACAGCTCACCAAGACCAGCCACGGCACTAACTACTACTGCTGATGCACCAAGCAATCCAAGGTAAGGTCCTACAAGGCTCCTTGCTCCTTCGTAAGTGATGTCGCTGAATAAACTCACAAGCCCCATTAAGAGTACAAAATAAAAAGCCTTCTTTTTTGAAGAGTTCACTGTTCATGCACCTCTTGAGAAAATTTATTGATGTGCTGACTGTTCCGGCTTCTCCTTTAAAATAACTCTTACCAAAAACTCTTCTACACTTTTTAACAAACTTTTTCTTGGAATTGAATCAACAGTCGAAATTATTTCAGTTGCTGTTGACGGGTCAATGTTATTTAAAACCCCTTCGTTTTTACCCCTTTCGAAAATCTTTTCAAGCCTACTCAACAGACTGATATATCTCTTATGTGCGTTTGCAAAATTGCTCTCATTTTCAAGTACGTGCATTCGCTCTCGAGCAATCAATTTACTAAGCTGCTGCTTGTTAAGGGCAAACTCAACGTATTTCTTTATTAGTTTCTTAATAACTTTCAGAATGCTACCTTCATTTTCTGCTTCGGAAAATAGTTCTGTCTCTAACTCGTCAATAACACTTACCCAAACTTCCTCGAAAAGAACATCCTTACTTGGAAAGTAATAATAAATAAGGGACTTGCGCACGCCCGAGGCTTGCGCAATGTCCTCCATACTTACTCCGTCGTAACCTTTTTCTGAAAATAATTTCCTTGCAGCAGAAAGTATCTTCTCCCGCGTTTCGCTTGACTTGTTAGCCAATTTGAGCGCCCCCAAATGCTTGCTATGCCATCATATCTTATAATCACAGGGACAGTTTTTTGTCAACTTTAAGTGCCTCTTCTTTGTTCATGTATCGCTTCATTCTTGTTTCGTAATTATAAATTCCGCGGTTTACTGGATACCTTTCAACGTAACCATATTCATACCATAATTTGTCTGCGTATTCTTTCCACTCTGCTGCCAACTTGTCAAGTTCTGGCGCTAATTCAGTAATTGTCTTTTCAGAACCTTCGTGCTGCGGTATTGCATTGAAGTTCTTAACCATTGCTCTAAACACCTTTGGGTTGTCGATAATTGGGCATGGTCTGAATAGGTTATTCGAGAATGGAATCGCTCTCTTGTATGATTCGAAGAACGGAGATTTGAATATTTCTAGCAGTGATTTCTCTCTTATGCTATCAACAGCAAATTGCTGGAAAACACATGGTTCAACGTAACCTTTTGCGTTGACATGGAAATACTTTGCTCCGGCAGACAGACAACCATGAGTTAAGAAGCCGTGATTCCAAAAGTCCGCAACGAATGCAAACCTACCGCTCAGCCTCATCTGCTCTGTCTTAAAGAACCTTTCGTATCTCTGCTTTGGAGTTGGGACAAGATCCATTACTGGGTCTTGTCCAACTGGCATGAACTGGTAAATCCAGACGTAACTTACGCCGTTTTCTTCCAGGAAGTTCCAGAATTCATCTTTCATGATTATATCGTGGTTGACACGCGTTGCTGTAACACTTGCACCGAAAGGTATACCGTACCTTCTCAATCTTTCCCAAGTGTTCTGTATTGCCTTGAAGACACCGTGTCCTCTCCTCCAGTCCGTTTCTGACTCGAATCCTTCGACGGAGATTGAAATCGTTGCGTTTCCAAGCTCAGACAGTTTCTTGGCCTTTTCTTCATTGATAAGGATACCGTTTGAGTAAATCATGAAGTAGTGTTCATTGAATTCTTCTAAAATTTCCATTAGATGTGGCCAGTAGAAAGGCTCACCACCGGTGATTACCCAGAAATAAATACCGAGCTCTTCGCCTTGCTTAAGAATGTTCCTAACCTCGTCTTTCGTTAGTTCGTACTTTCTACCGTAGAGACCAGCGTAACATCCTATACAGTTCAAGTTGCAAGCATAAGTTGGACTTATAACACCGAGTTTCGGAAGAACGACTTTTTCTTCGTGCATTATCTTTTGCCTCGTTGGTTCACCGATTGCAAATTCGTTGATTATAAGGTTGTTGATTATCTTTTCAACGGATTTTGGAGAGGACTTTTGGAATATCTCGATCCACTTTTTAATCATTGGATGTCCTTCTTGTGCCATAAGGCCGAGCTTTTTAAGCCCGCTCTTTGCCGGTTCCTTGCTCAGTGCCGAAACTGTGAAAAGGAGTTTCGCAAACGTTTGCGTATCAGCCTTTCTCATCACAGATGAAATCATCTTACCAGCTTGATGATAAACCAAACCCTTTAATCCACCAACTGCCATAATCTTATCCCTCCTTGAGTATCTTTATATCTTTGGAAATTTATTGACCGTTCAGTCAAATTTCTATCATAATTTTACTCCTCTTCCTCCTCAGCGATATTTCTTATTGGTAACATTTATGTAACTTTTTACTACCTGCAACCATACTTGTCTTTTTTTGACTATAATTATAGTCAGGAGGTAAACAGATATGAGAACTAAGCAAGAATTTCTCTCGTTGGCTGAGGCTAAGGCAAAGTTTTCGAAAGTTGTTGATGATTCCTTGAATTTTGATATTATTGTTACGAAGAATGGCAAACCCACATCGGTTGTAATCTCTTTTGATAAATACAAAAAGATCATGGAATTTATGGAAAGGGTGTGGGATTTGTATTTGTTGGATTTAGGTGATCCTTCGCTTTTCAAAGATTTAAAATTGGAGGAAATTTTTGAATCTGAAACTGATGAGGAGGGTGAGTAAGTATGGCACAGGTTTTGCTCGAACACGTATGGAAGATTTACGAAGGTAAGGTTGAAGCTGTAAAAGATGCAAACTTCACGGTTGAGGACAAAGAATTCGTGGTTCTGCTTGGACCATCAGGCTGTGGTAAAACAACAACACTCAGAATGATAGCTGGTCTTGAAGAAATAACTAAGGGTACTATAAAGATTGATAATCGCATAGTCAATGATGTTGAACCGAAAGATAGAGATATCGCTTTCGTTTTCCAGAACTATGCGTTGTATCCACATATGACTGTTTACGAAAACATGGCATTTGGTTTGAAGCTCAGAAAAGTACCAAAAGATGAGATCGAAAAACGTGTAAGAGAAGCAGCGAGAATTTTGGAAATTGAACACCTTCTTGATAGAAAGCCAAGACAACTTTCAGGTGGTCAAAGGCAAAGAGTTGCTGTCGGTAGGGCAATTGTTAGAAACCCAAAGGTATTCTTGTTTGATGAACCACTATCCAACCTTGACGCTAAGCTTCGTGTGCAGATGAGGGCTGAACTCAAGAAATTGCACATGAGGCTTGAGGCAACAATTGTTTACGTTACACACGACCAGGTCGAAGCTATGACAATGGCTGACAAAATTGTAATCATGAAAGACGGTGTTATCCAACAGATAGGAAGTCCGTATGAAGTTTACAACAGACCAGCTAACATTTTTGTTGCCGGTTTTATTGGAAGTCCTTCTATGAACTTCCTCAATGGAAAGATCATAAGAGGGGAAGGTGGGCTCTGGGTTAAAACAAGTGGTCTAAAACTGAAAGTACCTGCAGAATATGAAGACAAGTTAGCAAATTATATTGACAAAGATATAGTCTTCGGAATCAGGCCTGAAAACATATACGATAAGATGTTTGCAATCGCTCCGAAACCTGAAAACACGGCGGAAGTTACTGTCGATGTTGTTGAACCGCTTGGCAGTGAAACATTACTTCACGTAGTGGCCGGCGATGATAGACTTGTAGCAAGAGTTAATGCAAAGAGCCAAGCTAAGGAAGGACAAAAAATTGATCTCGTCTTCGACATGACAACTATGAACATATTCGATAAGGACACTGAGAAGGAGCTTCTCCACTGGTAATTTCGAATTATTTCGTCCTGCCTTTAAAATTGTTGACTTTTTAGAACATATATAAATCACTACCGCCCTTGTACCTGCCTTTAAATTACGAAGTTGTGCAAGGGCGGTATTTTTGGGGGAGTGTAAATTGCCAAATCTATTCTATTGTATGCCAAAGGAAGATGTTGTTCATTTCGATGAGCACGAGGTAACACACATGAAAGTCACTCGTGTTAAAGAGGGGGAAGTTATTGAGGCAACTGACGGTAATGGTGGTAAGTATAAAGTTGTAGTGAAAAAAATAGACAGAAATTCGGCTTATGGAACAGTTATCAGCTATGATTTTGTTCCAAATACGGAAGGAAGACTTGTCTTATTTGCACCATCTGGACGTTGGGAACGACTCAGATGGACCATTGAAAAGGCTGTAGAACTCGGGGTAGACGAGATATACGTCTTTAACAATGATCGTGCATCAAGGCATTACGATGATAAAATTGAAAAGCTGGAACTGATTGTAAGAGAGGCTTCTAAACAATGCGTGAGATATCATTTTCCAGTAATTAAACCTGTCGAATTTCTTGATATTTTCTCCTTAGCACCGGAGAGTACGTATATTTTAGATTTCAAAGGTAGAAAGATCCCGAAAAGGATTTCAAAGAACATTGGATTAATTGCAGGACCTGAAGGAGGATTCTCCCAAAAAGAGCTTTCAATATTGAAAAAAAAGTTTAAAAGCATATGTCTTGGAAAAAAGATCCTAAGATTTGAAACGGCTATCATTCTTGCTACGGGAATATTCAGTATGAAGTTAGGGAAAGTATAGGAAGTATGGCAAGGCAACGACAAAATATATGATAATTATAACAATCTGGCACAGCTTAGCTGTGCCTTTTTGTTTATTTTCTGAACTTTTCTCAATTCGCTGAAGTGTACAGCATTAAATTCGGACCACACAAGCCCTATAGTATATATTAGAACACAGAAGAGAAATTCGTCATTCATCATAATTCCAATAAAAAGATGAGTTTTCCATCTTTTTCTACATAAGAGTGAAAAATGCATCTTCCTAATTTGTATGCTTTGAAAATTGAAACAAGTTTCATTAAACATTTGAATAACAATAGAATATTTCTTTCTCACTTAGAATAATAAATAATTCTCTTGTAAGTCATTATTGCTTCAAATATATTCAGTATCATAGTGTTTCTTTTATCCGCCTTTGTCTTATATAATATAAGTGATTTTTTCTGAGAAAGAATTAATTCTGTAGGGGGAGCATATGGTAAACAAGAAGCTTAATCCCGTATCTATGAAAAGAAAGAACAAAAAGATGGTAATGAGGTACCTAATGGAGAAAGGGCATGCCACGAGGAGCGAAATAGCTCATAAAACTGGACTTGCTTTAAGTGCAATCTGGAGATTAATGGGTGAGCTTGAATCCGAGAACCTTATTGAGGTTAAGAATACTTCGTCTGGCAGAGGTAGGAAATCTTTAGTCTATGCCCCTACAACTTCTTTCATAACATCGGTGATATACAACGTGGAAGTCAAGGAAACAATTGTAGCTGTCGGTTTTCTTGATGGGTCTTGGAGAATTGTGGAAAACTTTTTAACACCCGACAATTTTGGAGAGTTTAAGAGAATTGTGCTTGACACGTTTTATAGAATTCAAAAGAATTACAGAATCAATAGCAATATTACGAAAGTTGTTTTCTCTCTACCTGGAATGGTTGACTATAAGAGAAAGCTCCTAATCTGTGCTCCTAATTTAGACTGGAAAGATTTGAATCTTCAAAGGGAATTTAAAGAGATGGGTTTAGAGGTACTTGCCGAGAATGATGCAAACCTTTCTTTGCTTGCCGAATTGTTTTTCTCAAATGATGTCAGAGAATCTAAGGTTGCGTTTTTCCTGTACTTTGGTGAAGGTATAGGCGGCTCTATCGCTGTAAACGGTGATATTGTTAGGGGAAAGAATTCTATAGCAGGCGAAATTGGACATGTGGAGTTGAGTGTTAGCAATACTGAGCTCGAGAAATTACTTTCATTATCAAAAATTTTAGACAGAATAGAAAGTCCTACCTTTCATCGAAACGCATCGCTGAAAGATAAGTTTGAATACATGAAAAAACTGTGGTATGAAGGGTACCCTGGTGTTAAACACGTAGTAGATGATTTTATTCACCAACTGGCTTTAACCGTAAGGAATATGGGTTATCTTTTGAATCCCGATGTCATTGTTTTTGGCGGACTAATAAACGATATATATGAAACGTTTTCATCAGAGATAAATGATCGATTGAATCAAATTATTGGAGCAGATAAGATTTTTGATGTGAACATACGCGATACTGTTTTCAAAGAAGTTCCGCCCTCGCTTGTTGGTGCAAATGTTTTAGTTCTCGAGGATTTTTTGAGGTCTTTTGATTGATGACTACCCAACTTTACTATCAGGAGGTGTGAGTATGAGGAAGTTAGGTACGTTCTTGGTTTTGTTATTTGTTCTCTCTTTAACGTTTGCAGCGGTGTCTTTCCCGCGTGAGGAAACAGTTTACATTGCTGGTGCTCTATGGGGACCAGCAACGACATGGAACCTCTATGCGCCACAGTCAACATGGGGTACTGACCAATTTATGTACATACCGGCTTTTCAG encodes the following:
- a CDS encoding MFS transporter, which gives rise to MNSSKKKAFYFVLLMGLVSLFSDITYEGARSLVGPYLGLLGASAVVVSAVAGLGELLGYTLRYLTGKLVDKTRKYWFFAILGYSVNLLVIPTLALTKHWTLAALLIVLERIGKALRKPAKDTITSFAGSQLGYGTTFALEEFLDQIGATIGPLIMSITIAQNIKLGTIDSYRKAFSFLAFPALITIGIIFIARVLVPEPEKMEKESVSSKSSQIKFDKAFYAYLIAISLIAFGFADFALIGYHVQKFGILSPALIPTAYMIAMIIDAFAALIFGRLFDKFGINILALSTFIAAFYSIFAFSQTSANVFIGAALWGIGMGAQESIMKATIAKLVSKEVRGTAYGFFNAIFGIAWFVGSAFLGLMYSLDIRYLIALSVATQVSAVVVIFYISKIKK
- a CDS encoding TetR/AcrR family transcriptional regulator, translating into MANKSSETREKILSAARKLFSEKGYDGVSMEDIAQASGVRKSLIYYYFPSKDVLFEEVWVSVIDELETELFSEAENEGSILKVIKKLIKKYVEFALNKQQLSKLIARERMHVLENESNFANAHKRYISLLSRLEKIFERGKNEGVLNNIDPSTATEIISTVDSIPRKSLLKSVEEFLVRVILKEKPEQSAHQ
- a CDS encoding radical SAM protein, with product MAVGGLKGLVYHQAGKMISSVMRKADTQTFAKLLFTVSALSKEPAKSGLKKLGLMAQEGHPMIKKWIEIFQKSSPKSVEKIINNLIINEFAIGEPTRQKIMHEEKVVLPKLGVISPTYACNLNCIGCYAGLYGRKYELTKDEVRNILKQGEELGIYFWVITGGEPFYWPHLMEILEEFNEHYFMIYSNGILINEEKAKKLSELGNATISISVEGFESETDWRRGHGVFKAIQNTWERLRRYGIPFGASVTATRVNHDIIMKDEFWNFLEENGVSYVWIYQFMPVGQDPVMDLVPTPKQRYERFFKTEQMRLSGRFAFVADFWNHGFLTHGCLSAGAKYFHVNAKGYVEPCVFQQFAVDSIREKSLLEIFKSPFFESYKRAIPFSNNLFRPCPIIDNPKVFRAMVKNFNAIPQHEGSEKTITELAPELDKLAAEWKEYADKLWYEYGYVERYPVNRGIYNYETRMKRYMNKEEALKVDKKLSL
- a CDS encoding type II toxin-antitoxin system Phd/YefM family antitoxin, which encodes MRTKQEFLSLAEAKAKFSKVVDDSLNFDIIVTKNGKPTSVVISFDKYKKIMEFMERVWDLYLLDLGDPSLFKDLKLEEIFESETDEEGE
- a CDS encoding ABC transporter ATP-binding protein, whose amino-acid sequence is MAQVLLEHVWKIYEGKVEAVKDANFTVEDKEFVVLLGPSGCGKTTTLRMIAGLEEITKGTIKIDNRIVNDVEPKDRDIAFVFQNYALYPHMTVYENMAFGLKLRKVPKDEIEKRVREAARILEIEHLLDRKPRQLSGGQRQRVAVGRAIVRNPKVFLFDEPLSNLDAKLRVQMRAELKKLHMRLEATIVYVTHDQVEAMTMADKIVIMKDGVIQQIGSPYEVYNRPANIFVAGFIGSPSMNFLNGKIIRGEGGLWVKTSGLKLKVPAEYEDKLANYIDKDIVFGIRPENIYDKMFAIAPKPENTAEVTVDVVEPLGSETLLHVVAGDDRLVARVNAKSQAKEGQKIDLVFDMTTMNIFDKDTEKELLHW
- a CDS encoding 16S rRNA (uracil(1498)-N(3))-methyltransferase codes for the protein MPNLFYCMPKEDVVHFDEHEVTHMKVTRVKEGEVIEATDGNGGKYKVVVKKIDRNSAYGTVISYDFVPNTEGRLVLFAPSGRWERLRWTIEKAVELGVDEIYVFNNDRASRHYDDKIEKLELIVREASKQCVRYHFPVIKPVEFLDIFSLAPESTYILDFKGRKIPKRISKNIGLIAGPEGGFSQKELSILKKKFKSICLGKKILRFETAIILATGIFSMKLGKV
- a CDS encoding ROK family transcriptional regulator — encoded protein: MVNKKLNPVSMKRKNKKMVMRYLMEKGHATRSEIAHKTGLALSAIWRLMGELESENLIEVKNTSSGRGRKSLVYAPTTSFITSVIYNVEVKETIVAVGFLDGSWRIVENFLTPDNFGEFKRIVLDTFYRIQKNYRINSNITKVVFSLPGMVDYKRKLLICAPNLDWKDLNLQREFKEMGLEVLAENDANLSLLAELFFSNDVRESKVAFFLYFGEGIGGSIAVNGDIVRGKNSIAGEIGHVELSVSNTELEKLLSLSKILDRIESPTFHRNASLKDKFEYMKKLWYEGYPGVKHVVDDFIHQLALTVRNMGYLLNPDVIVFGGLINDIYETFSSEINDRLNQIIGADKIFDVNIRDTVFKEVPPSLVGANVLVLEDFLRSFD